A region of the Leptospira inadai serovar Lyme str. 10 genome:
CGAACCGGTAATAAAGAACAATACGCAATTTAACAAAGCCCCACCCTCAACGATTGCCGCGGTGACGATTTTCAAGGTTCTATAATTTCCTAGATTTTCCTCCAGGCTTTTTTCTTTCGAAGTTTTAGGGAGAATCTTCCTTAGAAAGAATACTAAAGGTATGCTGAAAACGGAGACGGCTAGTACTATTCCCGATATCGAAGACTCGGACTGCTCTTTAACGCCGCCGATAAAGAAGCTGACAGCCAAAAAGAAAATCGGACCTGCCACTATCGCTGCATGAACGAATTGAAGACTAAATAGGGTTTGTTGCATGCGAAAGGAAAGTAAGGTTCAAAAAGATTATAGCAAGAATTTTTTTCCCGCATTTTGATGGTTATACTTCCTAAACGCATCCGGTTCCTTATTTTAAATCCGGACGTTCCTTAGGAAAGAATGAGTATGTTTCGAATCCGAGTCCTAGTTTCCCTTTTGTTCTACGTCTTACTGGAGGATTGTACGACTGTCGGGTTTCATAGAGAATCGATTCGAGTCCGCGAGGATTTCGGAAAGCTTCGAACGATTCAAGTTTGCGTTTGGAAGGACGAAAACGTTTCGCAGGAACGGGTGAACTCCCTCATCGAGGCGTGGAACGACGAATTAGCTTTGTATAAACTAAAGGCCGACGTTTCGCAGGTGAAAGTCTGGAATCGGCCCGGATGGACCGGCTTTGCGATCCTAGAGGAATTATACAAGGCCGAGCTTCCGGAAAATTGCGACCGAATTATGGCGTTCGCCGGAGTGAGAATGACAGACTTTTTCTACCAAATCGTTCAGATCATCCTAGCATTCTTTTTCATTCCGGTTCCGGAGGTTTTGGGAGCGGTCGACGGATACACCGGTACAAGAGGATATATTCTTGCGCATACGTTCTCCATCAACCAGCTATTCTGGAGCAGTCCATCCGCTACGATCGTCCATGAAGGATATCATTTACTCGGTTGCGGTCATGCAATGTTTCTATCAAAATGTTATGCGAAAATCAAGGAACTCAAAGAGTCCGCGCTTTCGGAAGCCGGGCAAACGAATCAATTCTTTCCGGCAGTAAATCCGAAAGGAGGATATTTTCTGAAAAGGAAGGATGTGAATTTTTTCTTTTTGGGGGAATAAATCGGATTCTTACTTTTACCCAAGAGCATTCTTGGAAAGCTGGAAGTATGGACGCCAAACGGGAAACTCTTTTGACTCGGCTTTTGACGGTTTTGACGGGAGCCAGCGAAGAAACGAAAGGATTTACGTATACTTTATTGGGTACCATCCTTTTTTCCTCCAAGGGCGTTCTCGTAAAGCTAGTATACGCTTACGGAGTGGATTCCATAACAATTCTGGCGTTTAGAATGCTATTTGCGATTCCTTTTTTTGCATTCGTTCTCTATCGCGAATCGAATCGAACCGGCCTGACTCCCGTCCATTCCAAGGATTATCTTGCCGTAGTCCTTCTCGCTTTTATCGGATACTATCTGGCGAGTTTCTTCGATTTTTGGGGCTTAGAATATCTCTCCGCTTCGATGGAGCGACTCGTTCTGTTTACTTATCCGGCGTTAGTTTTATTATTAAGCTTTTTATTCCTGGGGAAAAAGGCCCATTCGCTGGAACTATACGCGGTCGCGCTTACATATGCCGGAATCTTATTGGCGTTTCTTCCGGATGCCGAGTCAAACGGTCAAAAATCGTTCCTGGGAGCCGCGTTAGTCTTCCTTTCAGCTCTGGCTTATTCGGTCTATCTGATCGGTAGCGGTCAAATGATTCCTAAACTAGGTTCCAGGAGATTTACCGCCTTGTTGATGCTTTGGTCCGGCGGATTCGTTCTTGTACATTTCTTTTTGAAGAAGGAAGTCTCATCCATATTTTTGCAACCCTGGCCGGTATATGCGTACGGCTTTGCCCTCGGATTCTTAACGACCGTTT
Encoded here:
- a CDS encoding DMT family transporter, with protein sequence MDAKRETLLTRLLTVLTGASEETKGFTYTLLGTILFSSKGVLVKLVYAYGVDSITILAFRMLFAIPFFAFVLYRESNRTGLTPVHSKDYLAVVLLAFIGYYLASFFDFWGLEYLSASMERLVLFTYPALVLLLSFLFLGKKAHSLELYAVALTYAGILLAFLPDAESNGQKSFLGAALVFLSALAYSVYLIGSGQMIPKLGSRRFTALLMLWSGGFVLVHFFLKKEVSSIFLQPWPVYAYGFALGFLTTVLPAFLTTAGIQRIGSNKASIAGSAGPIFTLFLSACLLNEEITWENLGGTALVLSGVLLLSRKKKIAV